TCGCTATGATGTAAAAGATGATATACGCACGCTACCATCCTATCGCAGCCTCATGACCGAATATGGACTTTTTCAAAACTTCCAACTTGATGCCAGTAGAACCTGTATTTCTTGGAATGATGAAATCGATTTACCCAGCGACATTATTTATGAATATGGCGTACCTTGCTTTGCTAAATAAGGTTTTTCGATGCTTGATAATATTTCAAAAAAATATACAACCAAAACAGGCTGGAGACAACGTGTTGTTAACACATGTCTCCAGCCTGTTTCATTTATCCAACCACTAACCTAGCCAAACAGAGAAATCTGGTCGGATTCGCCCATGCCGTCAAGACAGCCATGGTCACGCAGGATTTCGATATTGGTTTTAGAGATCCCTGTGCGGCGGCGCAAGTCTTCGATACTGGTAAAGATACCATCCTTGCGGGCTTCCACAATGCTTTGGGACGCTTTGGTTCCCATGCCTCCCAAGCTTGCCAACGGCGGCAGCAGGGATTTTTCGTGGATAATGAATTTTTCTGCGTCAGAGGTATAGATATCCACATTCTCGCAGTCAAAGCCACGCAGGTACATTTCCCAAGCCAGCTGCAATACAATCAGGGTTGCATTCTGCTTGGCATCCAGTTTCTTTTCCTTGGAAATCTCCTCAAGTTCGTGAATTTGCTGCCCCACATATTCCTGCCCTTTGGCAATGACGTTGGCATCGAATTCATCGGCGCGGATGGAAAAATACGCCGCATAGTAAGCCAGCGGATAATGCACCTTACAGAACGCAATACGGTAGGCCATCATAACGTAAGCTGTAGCATGGGCACGCGGGAACAGGTATTTGATTTTCTGACAGGAGTCAATATACCACTGGGGAATATCGCCGTCCTGTAATTTTTTGACAACATCTGGGTCAATGCCCTTGCCCTTACGCACCTTTTCCATGGTCTTAAAGGAGAGCAGCGGGTCAATGCCGTGATGAATCAGATACATCATGATATCGTCACGGGCCGAGATGGCGTTTTTGATGGTACACTGGCCGCTGCGGATAAGATCCTGGGCGTTGCCCAGCCACACATCTGTACCATGGGAGAAACCGGAAATACGCACCAGGTCCGAGAACACGTCCGGATTGGTATCGTCAATCATCTGCCGGGTAAACGGCGTACGGAACTCCGGAATACCGAATGTTCCCGAAGTTGCTCCAAGTTCCTCTGGCGTGAGTCCCAAGGCATCCGTGCAATTGAACAGGGACATCGTGGCCACATCATCAAAAGGAATGGTCTTCGGGTCACGGCAGGTCAAATCCTCCAGCATCTTGATTACCGTCGGGTCATCGTGGCCCAGAATATCGAGCTTGACCAGACGGCTGCTGATGGAATGATAATCGAAATGGGTGGTAATCGTACCACAGTTCATATCGTTGGCCGGGTGCTGAATAGGCGTAAAGAAATGCACATCCATATCGCGGGGCACAACCATGATGCCAGCAGGATGCTGGCCGGTCGTGGACTTCACGCCCATACAGCCATGGGCCAGCCTGTCGATATAGGAGATATGTTTCTTTATCCCCTTTTCCTCGAAGTATTTTTTCACATAGCCAAAGGCCGTCTTATCCGCTACAGTCTGAATGGAACCGGCACGGTATACGTTGTCCTTGCCAAAGAGGATTTCTGTGTACTTATGCGCCACCGGCTGATAGGTACCGGAGAAGTTCAAATCGATATCGGGAACCTTATCGCCATCAAAGCCCAGGAATACGGCGAACGGAATATCGTGGCCGTCCTTAATAAGCGGCGTGCCGCAGACCGGACATTCCATATCAGGCAAGTCATAGCCGCAGCCGTAGGAACCGTCGGTGATGAACTTACTATACTGGCAATGCGGGCAGCGCCAATGCGGCGGCAAAGGATTAACCTCGGTAATACCTGTCATAGTAGCGATAAAGGACGAACCTACGGAACCTCGGGAACCTACCAGATAGCCATCGTCATTTGATTTTTTTACGAGGCGCTGGGCGATAAGATAAAGCACCGAGAAACCGTGGCCGATAATCGGCTTGAGTTCCTGCTGCAGACGCGCTTCCACGATTTCCGGCAGATTTTCGCCGTACATGGATTTTGCGCGGTTGTAGGACATGGATTCAATTTCCTCGTCCGCCCCCGGAATCATCGGCGAATACAAATCATCCGGAATGGGCTTGAACTTCTCAATCATGTCGTTTATCTTCCGGGGATTGGTCACCACGGCTTCATAGGCCGCTTCTTCGCCCAGATATTCAAATTCAGCCAGCATTTCCTCGGTGGTGCGCAGGTAAAGAGGCGGCTGCATGTCCGCATCGTCAAAGCCCTTGCCCTTCATCAAAATGGCACGGTAGATGCTGTCCTCAGGATTAAGGAAATGCACGTCGCAGGTAGCCACCAGCATTTTCCCAAGTTTCTTAGCCAGTTCTGCCACCTTCAGGTTGATGTCAATCAAATCCTGGTCCGTGGTGATATGGGGGAATTTATCGCTGCGCTTCAAGAAGTCATTGTTATGGATGGGCTGGATTTCCAGATAATCATAGAAGGAGGCAATCTCGATAAGCTGCTCCTCGCTCTGCCCTTCCACGATAGCTCGAATCAGTTCCCCCGCTTCACAGGCAGAACCAATGATGAT
The Selenomonas ruminantium AC2024 DNA segment above includes these coding regions:
- a CDS encoding DUF2442 domain-containing protein produces the protein MIPRIKHIESQNDYILQVVFDDGKIVRYDVKDDIRTLPSYRSLMTEYGLFQNFQLDASRTCISWNDEIDLPSDIIYEYGVPCFAK
- a CDS encoding PolC-type DNA polymerase III is translated as MQKYRIVPQQENMFWHLVQGMTLDDEEKTLLKNAVIRHVEVSVKAGIWEIALTSQTLIPDSLLQRAAEQIKGKCSLQKVIFYQDIIDIEDGISKVWPQLVTTVAEDNPTVFQLLKRSKYVVDGSKLLIKVPGELGGEIMRAHAVTQLMGRAIKDMLGYRCPVTCEASDEVLQNLSVDDSFNTPEYQAALHKERVAEKQTSTHADAALAPAAAPKKEAKPKAAPKKREDFSKPVVVQGAGNTIFGRSIMGERQLIADLEGETKSVILEGFIGEGAGSGLKTIEFKTGTKMLAFCLSDESDGIACKKFFKPGKGRNGQEEDFDEIMGKLKEGMAVRIRGSVRFDTYMNEYVVFVDSLAKKEIKKREDNAEVKRVELHAHTTMSAMDAVVSVKDLIKTADSWGWPAIAITDHGVVQAYPDAAKAAEKLNIKVIYGMEGYLTGDDFEQKRANHIIFLAKNPNGLRNLYQLVSLSHVKYFHRQPRLPKKIIEEYRDGIIIGSACEAGELIRAIVEGQSEEQLIEIASFYDYLEIQPIHNNDFLKRSDKFPHITTDQDLIDINLKVAELAKKLGKMLVATCDVHFLNPEDSIYRAILMKGKGFDDADMQPPLYLRTTEEMLAEFEYLGEEAAYEAVVTNPRKINDMIEKFKPIPDDLYSPMIPGADEEIESMSYNRAKSMYGENLPEIVEARLQQELKPIIGHGFSVLYLIAQRLVKKSNDDGYLVGSRGSVGSSFIATMTGITEVNPLPPHWRCPHCQYSKFITDGSYGCGYDLPDMECPVCGTPLIKDGHDIPFAVFLGFDGDKVPDIDLNFSGTYQPVAHKYTEILFGKDNVYRAGSIQTVADKTAFGYVKKYFEEKGIKKHISYIDRLAHGCMGVKSTTGQHPAGIMVVPRDMDVHFFTPIQHPANDMNCGTITTHFDYHSISSRLVKLDILGHDDPTVIKMLEDLTCRDPKTIPFDDVATMSLFNCTDALGLTPEELGATSGTFGIPEFRTPFTRQMIDDTNPDVFSDLVRISGFSHGTDVWLGNAQDLIRSGQCTIKNAISARDDIMMYLIHHGIDPLLSFKTMEKVRKGKGIDPDVVKKLQDGDIPQWYIDSCQKIKYLFPRAHATAYVMMAYRIAFCKVHYPLAYYAAYFSIRADEFDANVIAKGQEYVGQQIHELEEISKEKKLDAKQNATLIVLQLAWEMYLRGFDCENVDIYTSDAEKFIIHEKSLLPPLASLGGMGTKASQSIVEARKDGIFTSIEDLRRRTGISKTNIEILRDHGCLDGMGESDQISLFG